The sequence below is a genomic window from Lycium ferocissimum isolate CSIRO_LF1 chromosome 9, AGI_CSIRO_Lferr_CH_V1, whole genome shotgun sequence.
TTTTCAATCTTCCATCAACATTGTTTTCCATAGGATTTCAACTATTGTTCTACGTTCATCATTACTCAAGTTTTCTGATTTCATTGATTCTTGATTTACGTCTATATATCCATATCCATTTTcttaaaagttggaaaaaggaCAAGCATACatgaaaagagaaaaggaacATTACATGCATGCGTTGTTAGAAATTCGCTATGACTCAATACTAAAATTTAGATAATTGGTAGTATTGGagtaatattatatatattgacaGAATAGactttaggaaaaaaaaaaaagagttaagtTAAAAGGAAAGGAATTTCAAAGGGATACGATTTTTTTAGAGTTTAtaagttacaattttttttttttattttaaaaaaaaaatagtttttagaATTTGTTTGCAAGAAGTTGCAAAAAGGTTTTGCAAATagagaaaatgatttttttcctCTTATATTATATGTTGTAGAAATGCCAAGTCCTTATATTTCAGACCAATGAGCAACGTCATAGAATTTATATATACAAGTATGTATGTCTGATTCTTCCTGTGATGCTTGGAGTCCTACTACTACATTTGTGTATAATCTTCTATTGGCTCAATGTTTAACTTCTTGGTCAGGGTAACCATTTGTATTAACAACCAAAACTCATCTTCCAAAAAATATACTGAGCTGTCAAACTtacaaacatgaaaaaaaaaaaaaatggaaaagaagaagaagaagaaactaaGACTATTCATCCTAATCTTTTGGATGGTATTGCTAGTATCTTCAAAATGACTTGAATTACCTGCCACCAGTCCTCTTCACTGCTTCTTCTCCCCACATTCTTCCAGTTGCTCAAAAGCTCCAGTGTAGAGCTAGGTATGACCAATGTTTAACCCCAATATACAAAAGAACGTGTGCCACAGACTTGTAGTTGTCTTGTAGTGTAGGAAAGATGCTCATCACTTTCACCTTCCTGGTCACATAATAGACATCTTCAAGAAGCCTGAACACCTCTTCTTTGTAACTTGTCTTGAGTTAGACATGCTTACCTTACCACCAACCAAACAAAGCATGATACCTTTACTGAAACTTTGTACTTTCCAAATAAGCTTCCAAGGCCAGGACTCATTCTGGTGACTTCTTTGGTTCAAATTGCAATAGACAGACTTAACTGAAGATTTTCCTTTACCGTCCAACCTCCATTTAAGTTGGTCTAAGTTCTCCATAGTTCCACTAAAAGTACCCAGAAGTTGGAGCATTGAGGTAAGACTCTCAATTTCCCAGTCATTGAGAGCTCTTCTGAAATTCAAACCCTAACCTTGCTGACTCCAAGCTTGATATGTTTTAGCATGCTTTTGGAGGCTTAATAGATATAGAACAGGGAAGGTGGATTTTAAACTATTAATACCAATCCATTGATTTTCCTAGAACTCAGTCTTGCTGGCACTACCCACTGTGATCTCTACTTTGCCCCAAAAATCTTGGTACTGACTTCTTATGGTTCCTCCATATGGTTCTCCAGACACTACTGCCATATGAGCTTCTAACTTCATTTGTGGTCTTCTAACTTCATTTGTGGTCCACTGATTATCTAATCCATACTTCTGTGTGATGAAATTTCTCCATAGTGCCATATCCTCCATGTTGAACCCTCCATAGCCCTTTTTGCAAAAAACTTACGTTATGTAGCTTCAGATTTGTAATGCCCATACCACCTTGCTTCTTGTTTAAAGTAACTACTTCCCATCTCACCAGGTTCAGGTTGATGCTTCCATTTACTTTGTTGCCTTGCCAAAGAAACTCTCTCCTCAACTTGtctagcttttttttttctagccctCTAGGAGTTCGAAAAACAGACATCACATAGGTTGGAAGGGAATCCAACACTGAATTAATAAGTGTCAGTCTTTCACCTAAGGACAAATATTGGGCTTTCCACCTTGCTAGCTTTTAACACATCTCTCAATAACCTCTTTCCTCAGCTATTTCCTCAATATTCAATTCGAACAAAAAATGATTCATTGAAGATGTTTTAACTATTGTATATGTTGAATTAAGATTGAGATCAGGTTCATGAGTAGGTTTAGATTTATTTGAATTAATGGAGCTTGGTAGCTTTGTCTTGTAGCCATGTTTAGTTCAACATTTTAGAAAAGTTAAAgcgatatttttatttttttgtggaaATGTTAATATTTTTGCATAAAAGATTAATAAAATTCTGAAATTGAATGAAATTTTTGCGCCAATTTAATTCTAAGTTGAAAAGTGCATGTAAATTTTGGTGGAACAATTCTTTTGCTTCAACAAAGTTGTCGATGATAAAATGAAGAGGGAGAACCGCACAATAATTTGGGAGTTATTAGGGTTAGTTAGATTTGATGAAGAACATTAATTGAGTGAGTATTAATAGGTGAAAAGTTAATTTGGTTTGAGTGATTAAGTGAGAGGAaataagaaacaaatatggggtacgacaacatacccagtgaaatcccacaaaatGGGGTCTGGgtagggtagagtgtatgcgtctcttatccctaccttgggagggggagaggttgtttctggtatactctcggcacaagaaacaaatatgggtTAATGTTAGTAAATTATACATTGTACTTAACGGACGTGCTAAAACCTTAAAGAGACACTTAAAATGGGATGGAAGGAGTAAAATTTACTCTTAGTTTCAGTGTCTGATTGGCAAACTCTAAGAAATAAAGTAAGAATTTGATTCACAAGCTAAATATGTGTAACATACCAAAAGTGCCTCtagattttttcattttcaatatgGCCATGTCATTGCTAAAAGAATGCCATTAAGGCAAAATAGAAATGTTAAGATTAAAGATGTTTTTAAAATAGTaatgtgtcaatttttttttttttttaaatggaccCAAAAGGACTACTATAATATGAAGTTGGCCGTAGGTAATATGAAACTTAGTTCCTACTTTCAAGAAATTATATGGAATTTAGTGCTTAGCTCAATTGTCCTTTCCATGTAGTGCGACTTAGTTCATTGGCTATTGAAGAGAATGGAGGATTCACAGCTTCTCATAAATTATTTAAGTGCACTGTTTTCTAGTATTCGAACTTATATTCAGTCTTATATGTTATGCTTTACACGAGTTTTTCTAGTTGGTAAGAGGTTGTATGACAATTTACAGTAGGTTTGAGATCTAGAGAACCTTTAACCAACTAGAAGAACTCCTGTTTGGGGCACCCCTAATTTGTTTAGAGGAAAAATATTGAGTAGTGGAACCAGAGGGTCTAAATGGATATAGATTAGAGGGTTCATACAGTTGAGCTCAACTAGATTAGCGTTGAAGAGTAGTAAATGTTATGTTATACTTTACTGTCTTAATTGGTCTatatttgatggtcctaattggCCTATATGTATCTTCTAGCTTTATTGCTTCCATTGTATATTAGGTCTTGTTCAAATTTAGTTTTAACCAGTATGCTTATTCAAACTTACTGAGTTCAGATagaatgaaaagaaattttCGAACCCTATCTTCAATAATTTAAAGCTGAGAAAAATTGGAAGGTTacttgaaaatgaataaaactgTGAGTGCTAATCTGTTATCAAGTTCCTCATTTTGTTTGTCGTAAACAATGCAAAGCCCTAATGCCATTTGAAATGCAATTGTACCATTCAGTAAATTCACGGCTGAGTTATTCTCTGTGATGCAGACCATCATGGTCCTCCAAAGGTGAACTTCTGGCAGGATCCAATGAGCCCATCTAAATGGAAAGAAGAGCATGTGAGTTTTTCTGGATGTTTACAATCTTCTTTACTACTTGTTTAAGCTGTCTTGGGTTTGTTTGGTGGTTGGCATTTGATGTTATTGTCTTGCCTGCCCTTGAAACCATCAGACTTCTTCTGATTcatgtttatgacttgtttgcTTCTTATTTTTAATCTTATCGTAATGCTTGTGTTGTTTGGAGCCTTTGACCGCTGTTTATGATACGCGTATGGACTTGCATTCTTCAGTCACTCAGTAGCTTCAGACCTTAATTCTGGTGTAACTTTATGATGGAGCTTGTGCCTTGTGAAGTGGAGAGAGAGGAGTTTGTGATGGCCATTGAAGAGGTTGATGGGTGGTGTTTGCAGATTCACTGTAGGGAGTTATAGGGGGAGGGATAGGAGGTGGTGCCCGAAATATCTGTTGAAGGTTGAGGGACTTTCTTCTTTTAGGCgattatttttctcaattttacccttgaaatttcttatgCGATGTTGGAGAGGGCTGGGGACTATTACAAAACCAAAGTCATAACTAGAGAATTGGAGTAATAATTTGTGATTGAATCAAGATTTTACTTGCAATTGTTTTTGTCAATGCTCCATCATCTTTTCCGAAAGTATCATCTTTATGATCTGTCAGTATAGTTGGTGGAAGTGTAGGCTTCTGTTGTTCACACATGGTGGTATTAGTTTAATTCAGAGAACAAAGAAGACAGTTTAGAGTAGGCAGCAACATATATTAATTGGTCAAGTGTTAACCTTTTGTTACAAAAGTCGAGTTGAAATGCATCCCAAATGTTAAGCCATTTGCTACTCTATTATTACCAGTTCGTCAACATCATGAGTTttctttcacatttttaaatacaTTGTCATGGTGATTGCATTACTTTTATATTCTTTTGGGCGTAACGTGGGATCAGAACTTGACGGAGTGTATGCTAATACAAACACTTGAACACGGTGTACATCATAAACTTATAAGTttaaacttaatatcttttgcAGTTTGTGATCGTCTCTCTTACTGGTTGGGGTTTGGCCTTCTATGGAGGTTATAAGCTCTTCACaggaggaaagaaagagaagaaggaaGAGGTACAAGAGAAGAAGGAAGAGGTACACTTCTTTTGGTATTAAACAAGGGTACTGGAAGATTTTGTAGCTATTAATATTGTTATAACACTTTGTTTGAAGCAAATAGGAAATATACTTTCTATTTTCCTATAATGAGATAAGTGTTTACTCTCATATCCATCCATTTTTTTGCAAATGCCCGGAGAATACACTAGGAACTTCATATCTATTTAGCTATACCATTTTGCTAGCATTTAGCTAATTGAAATTTTGACTAGATTTACCAcatagggtgtgtttggtatgaagggaAATGTTTTCCATGGAAAATATCTTCTTGGAAAATAAGCTGTTTTCTCACTTATTTTTCATGCTTGGTAAGAAAGTGGAAAATATTGTCCCTAGAGCATTTACATATAATCTAAGAAAAGACTGTGAGGTGAGCGTAGGGGTGGGAGTATTGGTGCAGGGAATATGTATCGGACTCGCAAAGTAATTCAGCTAACCTATGTTTAACTATCCCATGTGTGTTCTAGGATTTGAAACAGTGACAATAGAATAAGAATTGTTTGTGACGGTCGGGTTGGGGTGTTGAGGGGTTGGGAGAACACTGTCAGTGGAATACCATTTATGGAACCTGTGTTGTGACTCCCATTAGGGAAAAGTCAAtaaggaacttattttcctagaaaaaatattttcgatgagaaaattggaaaatattttttggatgtTTGCCTCCCGGTCAAACACACTCATAAATTAGACCAGTTGATTGCTGATATGATGCCATTATTGTACTATGAACTAAATCTAATCTAGCAAACCTTACATCATGTATATGTGTGTCATCTTCACTTTGAGAAAAACTGCTATTCTCAAGCTACTTAGAAATTTGATCTTTCTCTATATACCTGCTCTATTTTAATTTACTTAATCTCTTTGCAGAAATGAACACGCTGACGTCAGTCGGGTTGTCTCTATTCACCTGCAATAAAGTAGTGTAGTTGCTAGGGCTTAGTGGCCTTGTTCAAGCCAATATGAGGATATGTAATTTGTCGTTACCTATCCATTCCATTCTTGCTTTGAACTTCGAGTTGTACATGAAATGTCGATGGAACAATCAACTTTGAGTTCTCTTCTTTTCGTGAAGTATTGGTCAgttatttcaattttaataacTGTCACCTATGCTACTGAGTTTTTCTGTGACCACTTCAGTTTATCCATTTGCTAAAGGACAATGAGTGTGTTGAGGAGATGCATaagggattacactgggtatgttgttgttgttgttgttgttgttattacaCCCCCCACCCCTCGGGCAAACAAACCCCAAACTCCCCTGTGTGTGTGGACAAGTTGAATTCTTATCGTGAGTTTATTATGTCCTAGTGAGCCAATGCACCTAGTGTGACCCTATCTTACGTTGATGAATATTTGTCCCTGCATAAGAGCTCAGAATTTTTTCAAGTAGCATCTGCCTTGAGGGTGGGGTTGGTATGGTTGCATTGTTTTAAAGTGAATAGGTTGAAAAACCCTAAACTATCACCTGTTTGCGAGTTTTATATCTAAACTATTGGCTTGAACTcatatttaaatattttccCGAGGAATATGACATGTTACGTGAATATAACGCTCCCAAATTTCCTCCATGGAATTCTAAGTGGCATACACGTGAAAAAAATCTGACCGAATAGGTTACAACCCCCTCCCCCTAAATTATCACCTTTTTGTGAGGTTTATAGCTAAACTATTGGGTGTTCATAGACCCACCCTGAATTACGCGTGCACTCATTGTATCAGGCGGACCATTTTAAGACTCTCCTCAATCTCTCACATGCTTTTTAGCAAGCTATTCCAAATATTTTGCCACATATTCAATAGAGGGGGCGGGAGAGATAATCTAAAGGGACATCCATTAGTTTAGATATGAAACCTGCAAAATGATATAGTGTAGGGAGGTTTTAGCCTATTCACTCTTGTTTTTACTGACAGTCAAATATAAGTGTTATATGTGGAGTTAATCTCATTTAAGTATTTGAGTTTGACATTTAAGTACAGCACATGCAGGAGAAATAAATGAGTTAGAATCTTTTGTACTTCCCCATAGTGGTTGTGAGATTCATTCACCTATTTTCGTTCAACAATTTACAACTCAAACCATCTCTTTCAATCCTTCTAGGATATCTTTACCTTAAAAGATTTATAGAACACTGGAATTTATGGTGAAAGAGAATTTATTGTTCCAAATTGATCATTCAACCCCAAGTGTGCAACTTTAATTAAACTCTGTCCAAATTTATTTTCTGCACCATACTTTGACATGACTCTTGTTTAATTTGATTCAGACGTCTTAGCAAATTCATGACTTACTCAAATACACAATGGGAATTTATTAATACCTTGCAAACCTTTGATTTAATCAAACACTCAACGGAGTTTATGGTTAAGTCAAAGAAGTCCTATATATGCGTCTCTACTTGTTCatatagagttgtagcttttaggTTATAACTTGTAAAGCATGCCTTACATGTGattataatttcaaatattataTAAACCATTTTTCTTTACCATTAAGGTGTATAGTTTAGTTGTATAAGTGGAAAACTTCCATTGccttttttttcagattttaagTGGAATGtatattattaattataatGGGTGTAGTTGATTAGAAAAACTGTCTCTATCACTACAGGAGGtgcgaaaattaaaaaagaaaagcactAAGTGGAAATTTTCCTCGAAAAATgtaaaggtgcaaatatactccTCAATTTTGCGATTCAGAGTAGATATATCCCTTGTTAAATAAGTGATGTGTATACGCCCCTGCctttacaaaatggtgcaaatatactttTTTTGGTGACggaattttttgtaaaaatcatttagcttattttttttaatttaaaaaatgttcTACCAATTTTTCTTAAAAGCCAAGCGGTAATTTTTTACCGGTTTTGTCGGTGtgttttaaaaaaggaaaactacgtatatatacctttataaaatggtgcaaatatacttttttttgtgtttttcgaatatattttttataaaaatcatttagcttatatatatttttagactttttttttctaaagccatatacaaaattttgagcgaaaaactttaagtgacattttttttaattaaaatatatgctaagtgaattttttttaaaatttaagtaatgtttaagccttgatcaaaATGGTatattttgagcgaacttttaaGCACCATTTGTGTAACATCAAAGGGTTGgaatatttgcaccattttataaTGAAAATGTGAGCAAggacatatatacacatacacacaatttttttttaagccttgaacgagatatacacatttcatacatttttcatacactaaattttgagcaaactttttaaggggtatatacacatttcatacaactttcatacataagtttttgagcaaaaaaaaaaaatattaattttaaaaaaaaataaaaataaattttaaaaaaaatattttttaaaaaaaaaaaaaaaaatattttttaaaaaaatgatttttaaaaaataaaaaataatttaatttaattttttttttttaaatataaagcatgttttgtataggatttgtaatgttatgtttttgtaaatataaaactatcgtcacgtttcgtaaatatttctccttaagatgtatatatatgtcagcACTttaaaaatgggtagacttatttttttaaagtcatagagatattttttaaaactatttttagcgggtagacttttttttaaagcccctatatgcatattatgtaacaaactaaattaattttttatctattgATACACGAATTCCCCCTTAaatatattctttctttcttttatttttcatgaaaaatatgcttTTGATCCTTTTATAGCACTTTGACATCGTTAAATTATGTGTCTACTTAaataatgatgaaaaaaattaaataatgaaatacAAACTAAATATTTCTAAATCCTTTCTTCTAAACtttccttaattttttatttccttattttcgTCTAAACTTtcattgtatatgtatttagtttacagttaatttttatttttgtttactttttaattgCTTAAAATTACTAGATGGAGCTGAAGGAAGAATGTTCGGATCAGATTAATTTTTCTCTCATGAACTTACCACTCAAACCATCTCTTTCTATCCTTTTAGGACATCATTTTTGACCAATGTAAGCcattatttcaaaattaatgGGAGCCTCGAGTTAttgtgaaaatttatttttcaaactgATCATTCAACAGCAAATGTGAAACTTCATTGAAACCCTGtctcattttttctttcatcCAAACATCCTAACAAATACATGACTTAAATACACAATGGGAATTTCTTAATAtggattttgattttttctgcACGATATTTTGACCTGACTATTTCTATGATTCGGAGGGCCTTGCAAATCCTTGATTTCTCAAATACTCTAATGAATTTGTTAAGCCTGAGAATTCCGACATATGCATCTCTATTCgttcatacatatattttttttttttatatatttaatatctTAGTTGATaatataatttaagaaaaaatattcatcatcccttaattatttgacttgTAAAACATGCCTAGTGATttcaaatattacataaattataggaatttttttttttttcactagtAAGGGTCTTTCATTGCTgggaattattttttaatttttaagtgGAATGGtcattattataataa
It includes:
- the LOC132031225 gene encoding uncharacterized protein LOC132031225 isoform X2, with amino-acid sequence MAAWTAAARQATTLSRLSVNTKSQGALLIQRRGLAGGGDHHGPPKVNFWQDPMSPSKWKEEHFVIVSLTGWGLAFYGGYKLFTGGKKEKKEEK
- the LOC132031225 gene encoding uncharacterized protein LOC132031225 isoform X1; its protein translation is MAAWTAAARQATTLSRLSVNTKSQGALLIQRRGLAGGGDHHGPPKVNFWQDPMSPSKWKEEHFVIVSLTGWGLAFYGGYKLFTGGKKEKKEEVQEKKEEK